Proteins from a single region of Engystomops pustulosus chromosome 5, aEngPut4.maternal, whole genome shotgun sequence:
- the MSC gene encoding musculin isoform X2: MSTGSVSDTEDLLEFRVLELQYRKAGAGCSDLLLDHSTDNSEEDAIADTSTGKKKRESPDKKQAPRSSKECKQSQRNAANARERARMRVLSKAFSRLKTSLPWVPPDTKLSKLDTLRLASSYIAHLRQLLQDDRYDNSYVHPVNLVRMKLPYSQHQSASRAAS, from the exons ATGTCCACTGGGTCTGTGAGTGACACTGAGGATCTGCTGGAGTTCAGAGTACTGGAGCTTCAGTACAGAAAGGCAGGAGCAGGATGCAGTGACCTGCTGCTGGACCACTCCACTGACAACTCAGAAGAAGATGCCATTGCTGACACCTCCACTGGCAAGAAGAAGAGGGAAAGCCCAGACAAGAAGCAGGCTCCAAGGTCATCCAAGGAATGCAAGCAATCCCAGAGAAATGCAGCCAATGCCAGGGAGAGAGCCCGCATGAGGGTGCTGAGCAAAGCCTTCTCCAGGCTCAAGACCAGCCTGCCCTGGGTGCCCCCTGACACCAAGCTCTCCAAGCTGGACACCCTCAGACTGGCCTCCAGCTACATTGCCCACCTCAGGCAGCTGCTGCAGGACGACAGATATGACAATAGCTATGTCCATCCTGTCAACCTGGTAAGAATGAAGCTCCCATACAGCCAGCACCAGTCGGCTTCAAGGGCTGCATCATG A
- the MSC gene encoding musculin isoform X1: protein MSTGSVSDTEDLLEFRVLELQYRKAGAGCSDLLLDHSTDNSEEDAIADTSTGKKKRESPDKKQAPRSSKECKQSQRNAANARERARMRVLSKAFSRLKTSLPWVPPDTKLSKLDTLRLASSYIAHLRQLLQDDRYDNSYVHPVNLTWPFVISGRLECDPKEVNVSTRLCGATA, encoded by the exons ATGTCCACTGGGTCTGTGAGTGACACTGAGGATCTGCTGGAGTTCAGAGTACTGGAGCTTCAGTACAGAAAGGCAGGAGCAGGATGCAGTGACCTGCTGCTGGACCACTCCACTGACAACTCAGAAGAAGATGCCATTGCTGACACCTCCACTGGCAAGAAGAAGAGGGAAAGCCCAGACAAGAAGCAGGCTCCAAGGTCATCCAAGGAATGCAAGCAATCCCAGAGAAATGCAGCCAATGCCAGGGAGAGAGCCCGCATGAGGGTGCTGAGCAAAGCCTTCTCCAGGCTCAAGACCAGCCTGCCCTGGGTGCCCCCTGACACCAAGCTCTCCAAGCTGGACACCCTCAGACTGGCCTCCAGCTACATTGCCCACCTCAGGCAGCTGCTGCAGGACGACAGATATGACAATAGCTATGTCCATCCTGTCAACCTG ACATGGCCATTTGTAATTTCGGGAAGACTGGAATGTGATCCAAAAGAAGTCAATGTATCCACTAGGCTTTGTGGGGCCACAGCTTAG